The Candidatus Dadabacteria bacterium genome includes the window CCCGGTTGCCGACAGGGATGTCGTGACCGAAATGCTCAAGCTTGAGGACAAAATAGATCTCATTATTCCCAGGGGAGGGGAAGGGCTTATAAGGTTTGTCGCGGAGAACTCAAGGATCCCGGTTCTCAAGCACTACAAGGGGGTCTGCCACGTCTACGTGGACGAGCATGCGGACCTCGGGATGGCCGAGGAAATCTGCCGGAACGCGAAGGTCCAGAGACCCGGCGTGTGCAACTCAATGGAGACAATGCTTGTACATTCCTCCGTGGCGCGTGATTTCCTGCCGGCCGCAATAGAAAGGCTTGAGGGAGAAGGAGTCACAATAAAGGGCTGCGAGAACACCAGAAAACTTATTTCCCACGTGGCCCCGGCGACAGAAGAGGACTGGTACGAGGAGTATCTTGACCTTGTCCTTAACGTAAGGGTCGTTTCGACGATTGACGAGGCTATAGGCCATATACAGACTTACGGCTCCATGCATACTGACGCCATAGTTACGAAAGACGCTGAAAACTCTGAGAAATTCATAAAAGAAGTGGACTCCTCCGCGGTCATGGTAAATACGTCGACCAGGTTTAATGACGGTTTCCAGCTGGGTCTTGGCGCTGAGATAGGCATAAGCACTTCAAAACTGCATGCGTTCGGTCCCATGGGGCTTGAGGAACTGACCACTTCGAAATTCGTGGTAACGGGAACTGGTCAGGTAAGAAACTGAACCTTTCGGTGGCTCGGGGGGATTTTCGCGGAATTGCCCGGTTCCGCGAAGCTATGGCGGGGGGGCTTTGGAAACAGATGCTTGTTGAACTCA containing:
- a CDS encoding glutamate-5-semialdehyde dehydrogenase, which translates into the protein MSPAELISGIAENSRKASRTLASAPSSQKNDFLLRFADLLVGETDNLLSENAKDVSDAEEKGLSAALVDRLRLNPSRISSLADGLREIAELPDPVGKISAKWDRPNGLSVSKKRIPLGVIGIIYESRPGVTADAAGLCVKSGNSVILRGGSETIRSNLAISRLMADSLSQSGLSPYTAQVVPVADRDVVTEMLKLEDKIDLIIPRGGEGLIRFVAENSRIPVLKHYKGVCHVYVDEHADLGMAEEICRNAKVQRPGVCNSMETMLVHSSVARDFLPAAIERLEGEGVTIKGCENTRKLISHVAPATEEDWYEEYLDLVLNVRVVSTIDEAIGHIQTYGSMHTDAIVTKDAENSEKFIKEVDSSAVMVNTSTRFNDGFQLGLGAEIGISTSKLHAFGPMGLEELTTSKFVVTGTGQVRN